The genome window TTCGCGCTCCTCTGTCTGGCCATCGGCCGCGCGCTCCGGCCTAAGGCTCGGGTCTGACCGCTTGTTTTTCCACGAACTGGATACTCTCTTGCAAATCCGAGAATATCACTCCATTAAGACAAGGTAAGGAGAAGTAACTTGGCAGGAACCGTCAATCGAGTTATCTTAGTCGGCAGGCTGGGGAAAGACCCGGAAATCAAGTACACCCCCTCCGGAATGGCCTTAGCCACCTTCTCTCTGGCCACCGATGAGAGCCGGAAAGACTCGGAAGGCAACCGCCAGCAGATCACCGAGTGGCACAACATCGTTCTCTGGGGAAAGCAGGCCGAGATCGCCGGCGAATTCCTCCGCAAGGGAAAGCTCATCTACGTGGAGGGCAGGCTCCAGACACGCTCGTGGGATGATGCCCAATCCGGCGAGAAACGGTATCGCACCGAGGTCCAGGGCAACCGCTTTGTGATGCTGGGCAGCCGGGCCGAGCAGGGCGAAAGTCCGGAGTCA of bacterium contains these proteins:
- a CDS encoding single-stranded DNA-binding protein, which translates into the protein MAGTVNRVILVGRLGKDPEIKYTPSGMALATFSLATDESRKDSEGNRQQITEWHNIVLWGKQAEIAGEFLRKGKLIYVEGRLQTRSWDDAQSGEKRYRTEVQGNRFVMLGSRAEQGESPESPRASTAQPTRTSPDQPLEEEEDLPF